AGGCTCATTAGAGTGGTAGCTAGAGACTCTCAAGATATTGCTGAGAGTCATTACTCACTCATTTGCGAACTTTATTCATCGGAATCATCTGGAATCCGCCCTTGCCTTTGCAGTCCCAGCCCGTTGACGACTGCTGCATTCCTGGCCCACCGGGGGCTTGTGAGCAAGGGACGTGGAGTCGCTGAACTGTGTCTGCCCTAGCGCATCTTGAGGTGAAAGCCCATGACCCATTTTGTTCTCCGCCCAGAGTCGGTGCCCCAGGTCGGGGACGCGATCGCCGAAGGAGACGCTGCGATTCGCCAAATCCGTCGTCTAGTGGGGCGAATGGCGATCGCAACCTTGATCCTCATGGCCATTGGGAGCGCAACCCGCGTCATGAATGCAGGCTTGGCCTGCCCCGACTGGCCCCTGTGCTACGGCACCCTCTTTCCCGGCCAGCAGATGAACCTGCAAGTATTCCTCGAATGGTTCCACCGTCTCGATGCAGCCTTCTTGGGCCTTTCGGCCATTACCCTGGTTGGGTTCTCTCTCTGGCAGCGTCGCCACCTGCCCACCTGGGTCCCCAAAGCCTCTGGGCTGGCCCTCGGCCTGATCGTCTTTCAGGGCGTCCTGGGCGGCCTGACCGTCACCGAGATGCTGCGCTTTGACATCGTGACGGCCCACCTGGGCACTGCCCTCCTGTTCTTTGTCACGCTGCTGGTGATGTGGGCTATGCTCACGCCCCACCAGGGCGTGGGAACCGCTGGCAACCTGCCCTGGGTGAGCCTGCTGGCCGCCGTCTTGGTCTACGTCCAGAGCTTGCTGGGCGCCCTGGTGGGATCGCAATGGGCCGCCCACCAATGCCTGAGCCAGTCGGGCCTGTGCACCGTGCTGTACAGCCACCTCGTGGGCGTGGTGCCGCCGACCCTGGCAACCTTGGCCGTCGTGGCGATCGCCTGGCGCACCCCCGCTCTTCATCCTGTCCTGCGGCGCTGGGCCTTGCTCGCAGGCGGCTGTCTAGGCCTGCAGCTGCTCCTGGGCCTCGGCACCCTCTACCTCCACCTGCAAGTCGAGCCCCTCACCGTCGCTCACCAAAGCGTGGGAGCGCTGCTGCTCGGATCCCTGGTGGGCATCACGGTACTGGGCTGGCGCGATCGCGTCTCCGACGATCCGATCCCCGCCGATGCTGCCCTGCTGTCTGGGGCCAATCCTGCCAACGCCCAATCCTAGCCAGGATCCGGCACCCTCGAAAATTCATACCCAAAAGAACATGCAAGAAACCTTTCTCACGCGTGCGCCTCGCCATCACGCCAACTTGCTGCAAGTGCTCCAAAGCTACTATCAGCTCACCAAGCCCCGGATTATTTTGCTACTGCTGATCACCACCGCTGCCGGAATGTGGCTGGCCGCCAAAGGCTCGGTCGATCCCCAGCTGCTGCTGATCACCCTCATCGGGGGCGCGACGGCCTCCGCCTCCGCCAACACCATCAACTGTCTCTACGATCGCGACATCGACTACGTCATGGAGCGCACGCGCCACCGGCCCTTGCCTTCCGGGCGAGTGCAGCCCCGCGATGCCTTGGTGTTTGCGATCGGGCTGGCGGTGTTTTCCTTCACCCTGCTGACCCTGGGCGCCAACCTGCTCAGCGCCCTGCTGGCTATGGCCGGTATCGTCTTCTACGTTTTGGTCTACACCCACTGGCTCAAGCGCCACAGCACCCAAAACATCGTGATCGGCGGGGCAGCGGGCGCGATCCCGCCCCTGGTGGGCTGGGCGGCGGTCACCAACGATCTGGGCTGGCCTGCCTGGGTCCTGTTTGCCATCGTGTTTGTCTGGACGCCGCCCCACTTCTGGGCGCTGGCCATGATGATTCGCGATGACTACGCCAAGGTCGGGGTGCCGATGCTGCCGGTAGTCGAGGGTGAACAGACCACCAGCTGGCAAATTTGGCTGTACACCCTGCTGCTGCTGCCCGTGACGCTGCTGCTGGCCTTTCCGCTTCAGGTGGCGGGGGTGGTGTACACCGGGGCGGCCTTCCTGCTGGGAGCCGTGTTCATCCAAAAAGCCTGGGCGCTGTGGCAAGATTCGAGCAATCGCACCCTGGCGCGATCGCTCTTCAAGTTCTCTATTTTTTACCTGATGCTGCTGAGCGCGGCCCTGGTGGTGGACAGCCTGCCGGTGTTTCAGCCGCTGACCCAGCAGTTTGCCTACCAGTGGAGCGCCTTGCTGAGCGCGATCCCGATGCTGGCTGGAATCTAGACTCGACGGTGCGGGGCCTGGGTGACAAACCTCATAGAATATGAAGAGGGCGTTACAACGCCTGTTCTTTCCTTTTGGATTCAGGTTGTCTAGAAAAGGCATTGAGACAAGCATGGCTCCCGCCGTTTTGATTGAAAACCTGCAAAAGCGCTACGGCAGCGTCGAAGCGGTTAAAGATGTTTCGCTTCAGGTGGAGCCGGGCACCATCTTTGGACTGCTCGGTCCCAACGGTGCTGGCAAAACCACGACGATCCGCTGCCTGTGTACCCTGACAACGCCAGATGCGGGGCGCATCGAGGTCTCGGGAATTTCGGCGATCGCCCAGCCCAAGGTGGCGCGGCAGCGGCTGGGCTACGTGGCCCAAGAAGTGGCCCTCGACAAGGTGCTGACCGGTCGCGAGCTGCTGGAGCTGCAAGCGGCGCTCTATCACCTGCCCAAGGCCGTGGCCAAGGAACGCATCAATCAGTTTTTGCAGCTGCTGGGCCTAGAGGATCGGGCAGACCAGCGGACGGGAACCTACTCCGGCGGCCTGAAAAAACGCCTAGACCTGGCGGCGGGTCTGCTCCATCAGCCGGATGTGCTGGTGCTCGATGAGCCGACGGTGGGCCTAGATATCGAGAGCCGGGTGGCGGTGTGGAATTTTCTGCGGCAGCTGCGCGACGGCGGCACGACGGTGCTGATCACCAGCCACTACTTAGAAGAAGTAGACGCCCTGGCCGATCGCGTGGCGATCATTGATCAGGGGATGGTGATTGCCAGCGGCACCCCGTCGGAGCTCAAGGACCGGGTCGGGGGCGATCGCATCACCCTGCGCCTGCGTGAATTTTCTCCCATGGCGGAGGCCGAGGCTGCCAAGCAGCTCCTCGAAAAGCTTTCCTGCGTTCAGGAAGTGATCGTCAACGCGGCCCAGGGCAACTCCCTAAACCTGGTGGTGTCCTCCCAGGGCGACGCGCTGACGGCGGTGCAGCAGGCGCTGCGGGAGGCGGGCCTGCCCACCTTCGGGATCGCCCAGTCGCGCCCGAGCCTGGACGATGTTTACCTGGCGGCGACGGGCCGCACGCTGATGGACGCGGAACTGGCCGCTGCCAGCGCCCGCGATCCCAAGAAAGAGCGCAAGCAAAACATGCGATAGGGGCGATCCCTATCCCGACAACCTGTTGTCAAGAAAAATCCTATGAGCAATAGCGCAACTCCGTTCCAACCTGCCGCCGATCGCGGGGTCGAGGCCCTCGCAGGCTCGGCTCCCGGCTTTTTCTCCTCGGCGCTAGTCCAGGAGACAGCGGCCCTGACGCGGCGTCTGTTTATCCAGCTTCAGCGGCGTCCTTCCACCCTGGTGGCTGGGATCATTCAGCCCCTGATGTGGCTGATTTTATTCGGGGCTTTGTTTCAGAATGCGCCCCAGGGCCTGTTTGGCGAGAGCCAGAACTACGGGCAGTTTCTGGGGGCCGGGGTCATCGTGTTTACGGCCTTTGCCGGAGCGCTGAATGCGGGCCTGCCGGTGATGTTTGACCGGGAGTTTGGCTTTCTCAATCGGCTGCTGGTGGCGCCCCTGGCGTCGCGGTTTTCGATCGTGCTGGCGTCGGCGATCTACATCACGGCCATGAGCTTTTTGCAGACGGCGGTGATCGTGGCAGCGGCGGCGGTGATGGGCGCAGGCTTGCCCAACGTGGCGGGTCTGGGTCTGGTGGCCCTGGTGGTCCTGCTGCTGGTGCTGGGGGTGACGGGCCTGAGCCTGGGTCTGGCCTTCGCGCTGCCGGGGCACATCGAGCTGATTGCGGTGATCTTCGTGGTGAATTTGCCGCTGCTGTTTGCGAGCACGGCCCTGGCGCCCCTGGCATTCATGCCGACGTGGTTGCAGTGGGTGGCGTCCCTCAATCCCCTCAGCTATGCCATTGAGCCGATTCGCTACCTGTATCTGCATCCTGACTGGTCCTTTGCCAGCGTGGTGATGCAGGCGCCCTTTGGGTCGGTGACTTTGGGGGCGTCGATGCTGGTGCTGCTGGCCTTTGCGTCGGTGGCGCTGGTGATGATTCAGCCGCTGCTGAAGCGGACGCTGTCTTAGGGGCTGTCTGGGCGGTTAAAGAGTTTCCCTCATCCCCCGGCCCCTTCTCCCAAGCCTGGGAGAAGGGGGGCTGAAATCCTTTTTCTCTATCTCAAATCTGGGAGAAGGGGGGCTAAAATTCTTTTCTCCCAAACCTGGGAGAGGGGAATCAAAGGGGTGAGGGCACTACTGAGCTGACGAATTGCTGCAAAGTGTCCAGGTTTTTTGAAGAAGCCGCTCTGTGAGGGCGGCTTTTGTGCTGGATAGGGGCGATCGCCTCGGGAAGCGGCTCCAAGCTCTGCCTTGCGGGCTGGGGGAGTCTCCTCTGGGGATAGATGCTGGCAGCCCACCGCCCACGGCACACTCGGGGGAGGACTCTGATGTGGCTGAGCAAAGATTTTTATGCGAGTTGGTGCGGCGTATCTAGGCAGCGATCGCTGTGAGTTTACGGTGTGGGCCCCCGACAAACAGTCGGTTTCCCTCGAAATTTTGGCGCCGGAGCCCCAGACGATCCCCCTGACGAAGGGCGATCGCGGCTATTGGCGCGCAGTGGTGACCACACCGCCGGACACCCGCTACGGCTACCGAATCGATGGCGGTGAGCTGCGCCCTGATCCGGCCTCCCACTTTCAGCCAGAGGATGTCCACGGCTCCTCAGCGGTGGTGGACCACAGCGCCTACCGGTGGGGCGATCGCGACTGGCAGGGCCTGCCCCTGGCGGACTACGTGATCTATGAGCTGCACGTCGGCACCTTTTCCTCGGAGGGCACCTTCGAGGCCATCGTGCCCCGCCTGGCCGACCTCAAGGCCTTGGGGATGACGGCGATCGAGCTGATGCCCGTGGCCCAGTTTCCGGGCGATCGCAACTGGGGCTACGACGGCGTCTACCCCT
This genomic stretch from Geitlerinema sp. PCC 7407 harbors:
- a CDS encoding heme A synthase; this encodes MTHFVLRPESVPQVGDAIAEGDAAIRQIRRLVGRMAIATLILMAIGSATRVMNAGLACPDWPLCYGTLFPGQQMNLQVFLEWFHRLDAAFLGLSAITLVGFSLWQRRHLPTWVPKASGLALGLIVFQGVLGGLTVTEMLRFDIVTAHLGTALLFFVTLLVMWAMLTPHQGVGTAGNLPWVSLLAAVLVYVQSLLGALVGSQWAAHQCLSQSGLCTVLYSHLVGVVPPTLATLAVVAIAWRTPALHPVLRRWALLAGGCLGLQLLLGLGTLYLHLQVEPLTVAHQSVGALLLGSLVGITVLGWRDRVSDDPIPADAALLSGANPANAQS
- a CDS encoding heme o synthase, translated to MQETFLTRAPRHHANLLQVLQSYYQLTKPRIILLLLITTAAGMWLAAKGSVDPQLLLITLIGGATASASANTINCLYDRDIDYVMERTRHRPLPSGRVQPRDALVFAIGLAVFSFTLLTLGANLLSALLAMAGIVFYVLVYTHWLKRHSTQNIVIGGAAGAIPPLVGWAAVTNDLGWPAWVLFAIVFVWTPPHFWALAMMIRDDYAKVGVPMLPVVEGEQTTSWQIWLYTLLLLPVTLLLAFPLQVAGVVYTGAAFLLGAVFIQKAWALWQDSSNRTLARSLFKFSIFYLMLLSAALVVDSLPVFQPLTQQFAYQWSALLSAIPMLAGI
- a CDS encoding daunorubicin resistance protein DrrA family ABC transporter ATP-binding protein produces the protein MAPAVLIENLQKRYGSVEAVKDVSLQVEPGTIFGLLGPNGAGKTTTIRCLCTLTTPDAGRIEVSGISAIAQPKVARQRLGYVAQEVALDKVLTGRELLELQAALYHLPKAVAKERINQFLQLLGLEDRADQRTGTYSGGLKKRLDLAAGLLHQPDVLVLDEPTVGLDIESRVAVWNFLRQLRDGGTTVLITSHYLEEVDALADRVAIIDQGMVIASGTPSELKDRVGGDRITLRLREFSPMAEAEAAKQLLEKLSCVQEVIVNAAQGNSLNLVVSSQGDALTAVQQALREAGLPTFGIAQSRPSLDDVYLAATGRTLMDAELAAASARDPKKERKQNMR
- a CDS encoding ABC transporter permease — its product is MSNSATPFQPAADRGVEALAGSAPGFFSSALVQETAALTRRLFIQLQRRPSTLVAGIIQPLMWLILFGALFQNAPQGLFGESQNYGQFLGAGVIVFTAFAGALNAGLPVMFDREFGFLNRLLVAPLASRFSIVLASAIYITAMSFLQTAVIVAAAAVMGAGLPNVAGLGLVALVVLLLVLGVTGLSLGLAFALPGHIELIAVIFVVNLPLLFASTALAPLAFMPTWLQWVASLNPLSYAIEPIRYLYLHPDWSFASVVMQAPFGSVTLGASMLVLLAFASVALVMIQPLLKRTLS